The Rhodospirillaceae bacterium genomic sequence AACTATAAATTTGTAGGCTTAACTTAGGTCCAAGCGCTATAATTGAAAGACCATGCACCAGCCTAGATTCAATATTTTCGCGCTCGTGACATTAATTATGTCGCAAACATCGGCAATCGCTGCACCGTCACCGGAACTACAGCAGGTTTTGCAAGACGTTTCCGCTTGGATCCCTGGTAACTATGACTCAATGCCGCAAATCGCCTATGAGCGGGCCAACGGCGCACCTCCTGATGGAGAGCACAGTCACCAATACCGGGTTTTCGCCCGTATCGACGCACCGCACTTGGGGGAATACGTATTCTATTCTCAAATACGGGCTGGCGGTTCAGACGGACCCATCATTCAACAGGTCGTTTTTCTGACTGAAATGGACGAAGAGAATAATGGCGTCACTTTTAATGGTCGCCGCATAAAAGACCCGGATGATTATATCGATGCTCACTTATACCCCAACATGTGGAAGACAATCGGACCTGATACAAGGTTTGGGGGCAACTGCAACTTTTATTGGCGTCGTCATGGATCCCTGCTTAAGGGAACAATGAACGATGGCACGTGCACGATGATGTCGCGGGAAAATCAACAAATGACGTGGCACACGGAGTGGGTTCTATCGCCAAATGAGCTGTGGGTTTATGATAACGGCTATTATGATGATGGAAGCCTAGTCACTGGGCGATACGACAAGTCTCATCTTCGGCTTTACAAGGCAAATACCTTTT encodes the following:
- a CDS encoding CpcT/CpeT family chromophore lyase codes for the protein MSQTSAIAAPSPELQQVLQDVSAWIPGNYDSMPQIAYERANGAPPDGEHSHQYRVFARIDAPHLGEYVFYSQIRAGGSDGPIIQQVVFLTEMDEENNGVTFNGRRIKDPDDYIDAHLYPNMWKTIGPDTRFGGNCNFYWRRHGSLLKGTMNDGTCTMMSRENQQMTWHTEWVLSPNELWVYDNGYYDDGSLVTGRYDKSHLRLYKANTFSCMATIQDGGTPVTTMTEVHDRGGVAQIKAQQDNTPPLFLELLRGPTVGEDSEIMETTRLTVLNQDPLDEELPSVLASVSAEGAPSQISVHYSGTEVNCSKDSSTN